ACCGTCTTCCGCGCGTCGTCGCCGACGCCCACCGCGAGATCGCCGCCTGCTTCGACTCCCCAAGCGACACGCTCCGCTTCGCTGCCACCGAGACTCTCGGTTGCATCCTCGCTCGCGACGACGTCGTCCTTCTCTGCCACACTTCCCCAGGCCTCCTCGACCGTGCGTCCGCCTGGTGGGTCCGCATCGCCGAGGGTACGCTCGACCGATCCGATGCCGTCTCCCGCGCAGCCTTCGAGGCCATCGGCCGCCTGTTTCAGGAATTCGACACAAAGCGCATGAGTCGCCTCGCCGGGGATAAACTCATCGACGGCGAGAACTCCCTCGCCATCCGCTCCAACTGGGTTTTTGCTGCCATTGACATTGTCTGGAAAAAGCGAAACGCCCTCATCACGCGCTCACTCGTCCTCCCCATCGAAAGTTTTCGCGCCAGTGTATTCCCGCTAGTCTATGCGGCCAAGGCCGTGGCGTCTGGTTCTGTTGAGGTTCTGCGGAAACTCTCCCGGCCAGGAGGGAGAAGCAACAGTGGGAGCGCAACTAGCACTGCAGATTCCGCGTCTAGTGCTGAGAAACACGTCGGGGTTTCAGATGTAGTCTCTCATCTTTTGCCATTCTTGAGCTCGTTGGACCCCGCGCTGATCTTTGAAGTCGGAATCAATATGCTCTCCCTGGCTGATGTTCCGGGAGGTAAGCCGGAATGGGCTTCAGCTTCCATCATCGCTATACTGACTCTTTGGGATAGGCAGGAGTTCTCTTCTGCTAGAGAAAGCATTGTGAGAGCTGTTGTcacaaatctccatctaattgatcTTAGCATGCAGGTACCCGCTTTATTCTCTGCTGACTTGTGCCTAATTTATCTATCTATTTCGAGATGTGGATTAATCTGTGTGCAGGATGAAATTACTGAACCAAATATCTTCACTAGTAACGATTGTTTTCCAGAGAAGCAGATAAGATATCTAGGCCaaaattattaattgaactaacaACTTGAGTTAACCTAGCTACTTAATGCAATTTCCTATTCTTTTGTTCAGTAAAAAATCTAGCTAAGGAAACACACTTAAATTGCCTCTTTCTGATGTTTTTGGTATGGAACCTATTTCATATTAGACACTGTAACACAATACCACTTGCCTTATTGTGTGCTATGACTGATATATCTCCATGTAGTTTGATGTGTTGGGTCAGAACTGATAGTGCATCTGATAAAGAATATAACACAAGAGCACAAGGAGCCATGCTAATATTGTTTATGAATATTAAATTGAAGAAAATGAATAGTATATATGAATTGTAACTATGGTACAAAAATGCCTGAATATTTCTGTTGAAGCTGGAATTTTTATTCTCTAATAGCTCGAAAGGGTGGGGTTAGGTTTTATTATTCTGGACTTAAACTGAAATTGGGTGGTATGCAGTATGTAGGTGTCAGTTTTGTCTCATTCCTTCTTATTTCAGGTTTCACTATTTAAGAGGCTGCTTCTGATGGTAAGAAACTTGAGGGCAGAATCAGATCGTATGCATGCTTTGGCATGCATTAGCCGTACAGCACTTTGTGTTGATCTTTTTGCAAAAGAAAGTGTGCGAAGGGGACAGAAACCTCTCCCAGGAACAGACATTACCTCACTTTTTGAGGATGCAAGGATAAAGGAGGATTTGAACAGTGTGACTAGTAAAAGCCTGTTCAGGGAGGAATTAGTCGCTTCACTTGTGGAAAGTTGCTTTCAATTATCTCTTCCGCTGCCAGAGCAGAAGAATTCTGGAACAGAGGGTAGAGTTATTGGTGCTTTAGCCTATGGAACTGGTTATGGTGCACTGAATTGGACAGAGTCAGCCTTGGAAGTTGTGGAAGTGTGTAGGCCATGTGTTCTATGGGATTGTGATGGACGGACTTATGCCATAGACTGTTACTTGAAATTGCTTGTAAGGTTATGCCACATTTACGATACAAGAGGAGGAGTGAAAAGGATCAAGGATGGTGCTTCCCAGGAGCAGATTTTGTATGAGACTAGATTACGCAACTTGCAACTGCAACTCATTAAGGATCTTCGAGAGGTTAGTACTATTATTTCTCTGCAGCTATATTTGATGACCTTCATGGATGGGAAATGTCTGCGAAGAAAGTTTTAGTGCATTGTCAACGTGCAAGAATTTGCAAATTTAGGCAAGTATGACTAAATAAAGAGAAAACTTGCCAGGGTAATTGGCTAATAATTTTTCTTTCACCACATTCAAGTTTATTTTTGGCATTACAACCATGTCATATTGAAAGGACCCTTCGAACTTTCAAGCTTCTGCCCATATCTCTCTCTTATACTAGTTATGATTGAATTTGATTTAACTACTATGCATAGAACCAAATCTAATGAGTTTTCTTCATGCTGGTTTAATTGCTTTTCAAGATGAGATTGTAACAATGCCTTGATTCTTTTAAAAAcatctgaagtcaccatagttagTTCCTTGGTGGAACAATGTAACATTCTTTCACCTCCTATATCGGATACTCAACAGTACCAATTCTAGTGAGGAAAGAGCTATTCTGCATTGTTTATCTACTTGttctcacttttttttttcttcccttttttTTTGCACACTTCAACCTTTTGATTTGAACAATACATGTGTTTTCCTTGCCTACTTATTTATCATATTGATtggaattatttttctttaaaaggtACATACACCAAGAATATCTTCTCGATTGATCTGGGCCATTGCCGAACATTTTGATATGGAGGGTCTCGATCCACTTCTAGCTGATGACCCAGAAGATCCATTGAACATAATTATATCCAATATACACAATGTATTGTTCAACACTGATTCATCTGCAACTACGTCAAACAAGCTTCAAGATGTACAAGCTGTCCTTATTTGCGCGCAACGTCTAGGTGTGAGGAATGCCAGAGCAGGCCATCTGTTGATCAAAGAACTTGAAGATTTTAAAGGTAGCACCTTAGCTGACTCTGTAAACAAGCATCAAAGCCGCTATATATTGCAGATATTAAAGTTTGTTTCTACTCGACCAGAAAGTAGGTTAGTTCTTTTACCATATTTTTGACAACTTCAGCAAGGCAGTGTTTtgttatcaaatttaaatttttatgcaaTTATCTAACTAGTTCGATTAGGTTTTAAATAGACCAGTTATTCATTAGAATTTCATCCAATATAATCTAGAAATTCTTTGAGTTCAATGGATTTGGTATTCCTGTATTTTCCAATATGCTTTTATGGTTGTTGTTACAAatgttgaaggggagccttggcgcaacggaaAAGTTGTTCCTGACCTTGTGGTCACGGGTTTGAGTCATGGAAATAATCTCTTGTTGGGTAAAGTTGTGTACAGTGTATCCGTGGTCCGATTCTTCCCTGGGACTCAATGTTGAcgggagtttcgtgcaccggCCTGCTCCTGAATCGGCTAATGCATGACACTGAAATTTGTACAGCTTCTGTCTTATTCTCTATCTTGTTAAAGATTGTCTCTTTTTCTGATACTAAACCTGAGTTTGGCAAAAGATTGCTATCATTAGCTAAGTGCTAAACCATATTCTGGTAGAAGACCAACTTCAGTAGAGACAGGAAATAGAAGACATAACCTGTTAGTTAGTAGATtccttaattttttctatcttatttACTTTGTTACATTTTGTTTTTGTGGACAAAGGATTAGCACCTTACTAAAAAATATCATTGTTTTACTTCATAATTAGGCCTAGATGATTAACCTGATTACTATATGGACCAATTTTAGGTTTAGAAAATTGTCCATTGATGAAGTTCTTAATAGGTAAAGTGTTGAACAAGCCATTCTTTAGTTCACATATTAACCATATTCTCTTTGGGTTTATGATCTAGTGAATGATTAAATTATGCAAATTAATGGGTTAGTTAAATTTCACTATTCCTACCAAGTAATGTAAGTCTTCTTAGGATAGAAGTTGTCACCTATCCTATTCATTGCGTCGTGCAGACTTGTTGATCAAACTAATAATCTGGTCTACACCACAGTAGATGTGTTAGGAGGTAAGTTTGAATCTATTTCGTAATTAATATAAGTTATTTTTCAGTGCTTTATTCAAGTCTCACACCCAAGTCATTCATGACCCTCCATGTGAAGTGCCCTGATCATCTATGTTGCATGCCTACATCTCCATATTCAATAACACTGGTAGAACTGACTATATGAACTGCACATTTCTTGTCTTGTTCataatttgttttttattttttatttgtagtTCGTGGGTTCTCTAAAGTTCAACTTTACTCTTGTTTACTATCTGTAGCAACACCTGTTCTTATTACTCACATGATGCTTTGAAGAATGATCTGACAAATAATAATTTTCAGATGGGTAGGCCTAAGTGAGACCACAGGAGATTATCCTTTTAGCCATCATAAGCTCACGGTTCAGTTTTTTGAGGCATCCGCTGCACAAGATAGAAAATTGGAGGGCTTGGTTCATAAGGCCATTCAAGAGCTTTGGAGGCCTGATCCCAGTGAGTTGAACCTTTTGTTAACCAAAGACATTGACTCTACTATTCATAAAGTACCTCCAAAAGCCTTCACTCTTACTGGCAGCAGTGACCCTTGCTATGTTGAAGCATATCACATAGCGGATCCAATGGATGGGAGGATCACCTTGCACTTGAAGGTATTGTACTTATGAAAACTTAGTGCTATTTTGTTACTTTTTGTAGGTTCAGATCATTATTCTTTGATAAAGATATAACTATTTAAGTTACCTATGCTATTGCTATGTTACACTATTTTCTAGACAAATCAACTATTCTGATCAATGCAATAACTGCAGATTTTAAACTTGACTGAACTAGAGCTTAATAGGGTAGATATCCGGGTTGGCCAAACTGGAGCATTGCACTTTATGGATGGATCACTTCAGGCAGTTCGACAGCTAAGAAATCTGGTCTCACAGGTTGCATCACTATGCTAACTTTTcttgaaatttgaattttttacCTGTTAGTTAAGATTTTATATGCCTTTAGCTTTTCAATTTTCTTATATTCCCACTAGTTGATGTGTGTTTACAACTACACACGTAGAAGATAATGATTCTGCTGTTGTCTGTTCATACTTGCACTTGAATACAATCCATGCCTCCTGTTTATCTATTCATGTCTTTTTTTGGTTGCTATACATAAAGAAACAATCCTCTTTTGATTAAAATCTAACTGAGAACGCTGGATTTTCTATGAATGGTGATTAACAATTATTGACAGTCTTCTTACATCCGACAACCCTAATGCATTAGTGAATGATAAAATATTTTCGAGTCTGCAATTGCTGCTTAAATTTTTCATCAATTTTAGCATGTAGGGGCATGCTGTCATATTTAGATTAATCTAACTTTTATTGATTCCTTAAGCTTATGGTCATGAAACACTCAGTGGCTAGAATCAATTGATCAAGTTCAAGTGGACATGACTGATTTTTGTTAGTGTCCGGTAAcatcaaaaaaatgaaaataagatGAGTGAAATGTGCTGAGGTTCATATTTTGTCTCACATCAGGCATATATATCTCTTAAATTAAGTTTTACGTGGTTTTTGCCTTAGAGTGATTGTACACTTCATCCATGTGTGAGAAATAACACGATACCTGTTGTACACTTTATTAGGCATACCTGGTGCTATCTTTAAAGTGCATCGGGCATATATCTACTAGACTAATATCTTGAGAGTGACATTCACTAGAGATGAAAAAGGTTAGTTTTGAGTATCTGCTTCGACCCAATCTTCTTAAGTTTGCTCCAGACATCCATAACCAATGTCTGCTAGCAAAATAAATGCTATGTTGGAATGAGGAAATTCATGGATTCCTCACTCACTACCTTAAATAATGTATCTATGTTGGTTAATGCATGTTCTAGTCTCTGCTAGTAAAATAAATGCTAATGTTGGAATGAGGAAATTGATAAATACCTTACTCTGTGCCTTAAATAATGTATTTATGTTGGTTAATGCATACTCTAGTATTTTTGTgtcaaatttaagttttaaaaaggtaGGAGCATATGATTTCCTGTTAAGGTGTCATCCATAACATTGGAGTCTAGAAGGTTTTCTAAGTGGATCAGGTGAGCATCTTGGCTGTGTAGTTGGCAAGATAAGGAAGTACACCTTTtgtgttatgttgagacattcaaACTGGAACTGATGTTCTTGATAGTTTCTTCAATGGCCTA
This genomic stretch from Zingiber officinale cultivar Zhangliang chromosome 7A, Zo_v1.1, whole genome shotgun sequence harbors:
- the LOC122000290 gene encoding protein TPLATE-like; amino-acid sequence: ILASPASAVSKKLAFDLIRSTRLTPDLWDIVCSAVRSDLDFPDPEVAAAAVSILSALPSHRLPRVVADAHREIAACFDSPSDTLRFAATETLGCILARDDVVLLCHTSPGLLDRASAWWVRIAEGTLDRSDAVSRAAFEAIGRLFQEFDTKRMSRLAGDKLIDGENSLAIRSNWVFAAIDIVWKKRNALITRSLVLPIESFRASVFPLVYAAKAVASGSVEVLRKLSRPGGRSNSGSATSTADSASSAEKHVGVSDVVSHLLPFLSSLDPALIFEVGINMLSLADVPGGKPEWASASIIAILTLWDRQEFSSARESIVRAVVTNLHLIDLSMQVSLFKRLLLMVRNLRAESDRMHALACISRTALCVDLFAKESVRRGQKPLPGTDITSLFEDARIKEDLNSVTSKSLFREELVASLVESCFQLSLPLPEQKNSGTEGRVIGALAYGTGYGALNWTESALEVVEVCRPCVLWDCDGRTYAIDCYLKLLVRLCHIYDTRGGVKRIKDGASQEQILYETRLRNLQLQLIKDLREVHTPRISSRLIWAIAEHFDMEGLDPLLADDPEDPLNIIISNIHNVLFNTDSSATTSNKLQDVQAVLICAQRLGVRNARAGHLLIKELEDFKGSTLADSVNKHQSRYILQILKFVSTRPESRWVGLSETTGDYPFSHHKLTVQFFEASAAQDRKLEGLVHKAIQELWRPDPSELNLLLTKDIDSTIHKVPPKAFTLTGSSDPCYVEAYHIADPMDGRITLHLKILNLTELELNRVDIRVGQTGALHFMDGSLQAVRQLRNLVSQDPVLSSVTTGVSHFERCALWVQVLYYPFYGSGISGDYEGNYAEDDSQIIRQKQYLKPELGEPVILSCQPYKIPLTELLLPHKCSPVEYFRSWPSLPAILEYSGAYTYEGSGFKATAAQQYEASPFLSGLKSLSSKPFHQVCSHFIRTVAGFQLCYAAKTWYGGFVGMMIFGASEVSRNVDLGDETTTMMCKFVIRASDSSITKEIGSDLQGWLDDITDGGVEYMPEEEVKIAAAERLRISMEKIALFKASKPPPQPPKEKEEEKEKGEKKDDDDDTKEPSTLSELTAEEVEHRALQSAVLQEWHMLCKEKAIKVQ